A stretch of the Metopolophium dirhodum isolate CAU chromosome 8, ASM1992520v1, whole genome shotgun sequence genome encodes the following:
- the LOC132950325 gene encoding uncharacterized protein LOC132950325, which produces MENNSVVDRKNVNFDDWAAFEFYLERKGVVSAITNALYCLFNENPLPKNVNQFIFCILGGDTEREIKRQLKKLKRKIETTSREIETVTEEIEHLLLIRDNGLKFSVYRDFVDRKRLEK; this is translated from the exons ATGGAAAACAATTCGGTGGTTGATCGCAAAAAT gtAAATTTTGACGACTGGGCAGCTTTTGAGTTTTACTTGGAACGCAAAGGAGTAGTATCAGCAATAACAAATGCACTGTATTGTTTGTTCAACGAAAATCCTTTGCCGAAAAATGTTAatca gtTTATATTCTGTATTCTCGGAGGCGACACGGAACGAGAAATAAAACGTCAGTTGAAAAAACTGAAGAGAAAAATCGAAACGACGTCTCGTGAAATCGAAACGGTCACCGAAGAAATCGAACATCTGTTACTCATCCGGGACAACGGCCTTAAGTTCAGTGTGTACAGAGATTTCGTGGACAGGAAACGCTTGGAAAAATGA